A stretch of the Deinococcota bacterium genome encodes the following:
- the phnE gene encoding phosphonate ABC transporter, permease protein PhnE, producing MATPKATAKGRSADPARIPPIPPHARRTKLFQYTLAFTLIGVTALCLLTLGDVNWARVASGLERNLMPLLRGFANPSSEIFDRAFAAMMETLYMAVIGTVIGGVLAVPLAFLSAANLVGGNRFAFPGRGFLAGVRVFPELLFAIIFVAAIGPGAVAGIMALGVNSVGFLGKMFADIIESIDPGPGEALKATGAGPVHTFVYAVIPQVMPEFASNVLYRFEINLRAAAILGLVGAGGIGLLLIQRIQFRRWSEISTILLIIIAFVVVVDVLSSYIRKRIV from the coding sequence ATGGCGACCCCGAAAGCGACGGCAAAAGGGCGTTCCGCCGACCCCGCCCGCATCCCCCCAATCCCGCCCCACGCGCGCAGGACCAAGCTCTTCCAGTACACGCTCGCCTTTACCCTGATAGGCGTCACCGCGCTCTGCCTCTTGACGCTCGGCGACGTCAACTGGGCGCGGGTGGCGAGCGGGCTCGAGCGCAACCTCATGCCGCTCCTGCGCGGCTTCGCGAATCCCTCGAGCGAGATCTTCGACCGCGCCTTCGCGGCGATGATGGAGACGCTCTACATGGCCGTCATCGGCACCGTCATCGGCGGCGTCCTAGCGGTGCCGCTGGCCTTTTTGTCCGCCGCCAACTTAGTCGGCGGCAACCGCTTCGCCTTTCCCGGCCGGGGCTTTTTAGCCGGGGTGCGCGTCTTTCCCGAACTGCTCTTCGCCATCATCTTCGTGGCGGCCATCGGCCCCGGCGCGGTGGCGGGCATCATGGCCTTGGGCGTCAACTCGGTGGGCTTTTTGGGCAAGATGTTCGCCGACATCATCGAGTCGATCGACCCCGGTCCCGGTGAGGCCCTAAAGGCCACGGGCGCCGGGCCGGTTCACACCTTCGTCTACGCCGTCATTCCCCAGGTCATGCCCGAATTCGCCTCGAACGTCCTCTACCGCTTCGAGATCAACCTGCGCGCGGCGGCCATCTTGGGTCTCGTCGGCGCCGGGGGCATCGGGCTGTTGCTCATCCAACGCATCCAGTTCCGGCGCTGGTCGGAGATCTCCACCATCTTGCTGATCATCATCGCCTTCGTGGTGGTGGTGGACGTGCTCAGCTCGTACATCCGCAAGCGCATCGTATAG
- the dcd gene encoding dCTP deaminase, translated as MSIKPDWWIRERALQGMIEPFTDRLVREGVISYGLSSFGYDLRAAPEWRIFVNAFNTVVDPKHFDTRSLIETEGDHCIIPPNSFVLTRSMEYLRIPETVMVVALGKSSYARCGIVANVTPLEPGWEGHVTLELSNTTPLPAKVYAGEGIVQLLFFEGERPERTYKDRKGKYQGQRGVTLPKL; from the coding sequence ATGAGCATCAAACCCGACTGGTGGATTCGCGAACGCGCCCTACAGGGCATGATCGAACCCTTCACGGACCGGCTGGTGCGCGAGGGCGTGATCTCCTACGGGCTAAGCTCGTTCGGCTACGACCTGCGCGCCGCGCCCGAGTGGCGCATCTTCGTCAACGCTTTCAACACCGTGGTGGACCCCAAGCACTTCGACACCCGCAGCCTGATCGAGACCGAAGGCGACCACTGCATCATCCCGCCCAACTCCTTTGTCCTGACCCGGTCGATGGAGTATCTGCGCATTCCCGAGACGGTGATGGTGGTGGCGCTGGGGAAAAGCTCGTACGCGAGGTGCGGCATCGTCGCCAACGTAACGCCCCTGGAGCCCGGCTGGGAGGGCCACGTCACCTTGGAGCTCTCCAACACCACGCCCTTGCCCGCCAAGGTCTACGCGGGCGAAGGCATCGTGCAGCTGCTCTTTTTCGAGGGCGAGCGGCCCGAGAGGACGTACAAGGACCGCAAGGGCAAGTACCAGGGCCAGCGCGGCGTGACGCTGCCCAAACTCTAA
- a CDS encoding type III pantothenate kinase yields the protein MLLAVDVGNTSTVMGLYEGPELLAHWRVATDRMRMADQYAVLLKNLLELDGVPPPRRAIVSSVVPPAEREIGAALARYWGVTATVVRSDLVADLLVIETDNPREVGADRIVNAVAALEYDAAALVVVDFGTATNFDLVLKPNRLLGVALAPGPMIAADALFARAAKLPRVDLVAPAAAVGKNTVTALQSGLVFGYASMVDGMVRRFKREIDPALGAPLVIATGGFATTLEGLCEEVMVTEPLLTLAGLRLIAGAR from the coding sequence ATGCTCTTAGCCGTAGACGTCGGCAACACCAGCACCGTCATGGGCCTTTATGAGGGCCCGGAACTGCTCGCGCACTGGCGGGTGGCCACCGACCGCATGCGCATGGCCGACCAGTACGCGGTGCTCCTCAAAAACCTGCTCGAGCTCGACGGCGTCCCCCCGCCCCGGCGGGCCATCGTCTCGAGCGTGGTCCCGCCCGCCGAGCGCGAGATCGGCGCGGCACTGGCGCGCTACTGGGGCGTGACGGCGACGGTGGTGAGGAGTGACCTGGTTGCGGACCTGCTCGTTATCGAAACCGACAATCCCAGGGAGGTCGGTGCGGATCGCATCGTCAACGCCGTGGCCGCTTTGGAGTACGACGCCGCGGCGCTCGTCGTGGTGGACTTCGGCACCGCCACCAACTTCGACCTGGTCCTAAAGCCCAACCGCCTTCTGGGCGTGGCCCTGGCGCCCGGCCCGATGATCGCGGCCGATGCGCTCTTTGCCCGCGCCGCCAAGCTGCCCCGGGTGGACCTGGTCGCGCCCGCCGCGGCGGTCGGCAAGAACACCGTCACCGCCCTGCAGTCGGGCCTGGTCTTTGGCTACGCCAGCATGGTGGACGGCATGGTCAGGCGCTTCAAGCGCGAGATCGACCCGGCCCTGGGTGCGCCTCTGGTTATCGCCACGGGCGGCTTCGCCACCACCCTCGAGGGCCTCTGCGAGGAGGTTATGGTCACCGAGCCGCTGCTCACCTTGGCCGGCCTCAGGCTGATCGCCGGCGCGCGCTAG